Proteins found in one Fusarium keratoplasticum isolate Fu6.1 chromosome 12, whole genome shotgun sequence genomic segment:
- a CDS encoding FAD-binding-3 domain-containing protein, which produces MAVSNFKVIVVGGGPVGLVAAHVLYKAGIDFVVLERRQNVVLDLGAALVLAPHNMRVMHQLGLYDKLMEIGEELLNTKGFLLNGYQFKTGTELQLLKQKCVIQMSISVNLANFRSHGVGLVAFHRAQLVQVLYNNLPEEAKSKYLLNKKIIAIDSSGEGVRVISDDGSIYEGSIVLGADGVHSITRNWMRDIALSEKPYRDWDPKEPFTSVYKCLWASFPRPSEPGANFETTSKDQSAMYLTGRERGWILLYDKSEPTTALRSYSEKEVEEVAAKLAEFPVTETLKVKDVVKERFTWGMSDLGEGILKHWSYRRIVLAGDACHKFTPNAGLGLNNGIQDVVVLCNGLHQAVADGKTDTATLAKVFEQYQSDRAEAVEKDYKQSALVTRLQTWASGLYYFLSRFVLSNNFVARFVARFVTSPHIRKARVLDFVRATELPLGNVGWQYAIPQ; this is translated from the coding sequence ATGGCTGTCTCAAACTTCAAGGTCATCGTCGTTGGGGGTGGTCCGGTTGGTTTGGTGGCAGCTCATGTTCTCTACAAGGCTGGTATCGACTTTGTTGTCTTGGAGCGTCGCCAGAATGtcgtcctcgatcttggggCGGCCCTGGTTCTTGCACCGCATAACATGAGGGTGATGCATCAGCTTGGTCTATACGATAAACTTATGGAAATCGGAGAAGAGTTGCTCAACACGAAGGGCTTTCTTTTGAATGGGTATCAGTTCAAAACGGGTACAGAGCTCCAGCTTCTGAAGCAAAAGTGTGTCATTCAGATGTCTATCTCGGTGAACCTCGCTAACTTTCGCAGTCATGGTGTTGGGCTGGTCGCATTTCACCGTGCCCAACTCGTCCAAGTTCTTTACAACAATCTGCCAGAGGAAGCCAAGTCAAAGTATTTGctcaacaagaagatcatcgccatcgactCAAGCGGTGAGGGTGTGCGCGTAATTTCCGACGATGGCAGCATCTACGAGGGCTCCATTGTCCTGGGCGCCGACGGCGTGCACAGCATCACTCGCAATTGGATGAGAGATATTGCTCTTTCTGAAAAGCCCTATCGTGACTGGGATCCAAAGGAGCCGTTCACATCCGTGTACAAGTGTCTGTGGGCCAGCTTCCCGCGTCCTTCCGAGCCGGGAGCCAACTTTGAGACAACAAGCAAGGACCAATCGGCAATGTACCTCACTGGCCGCGAAAGGGGCTGGATTCTACTGTATGACAAGTCTGAGCCGACAACTGCCCTACGATCATATTCAGAGAAGGAAGTTGAGGAGGTAGCGGCCAAGCTAGCCGAGTTCCCAGTCACCGAGACCCTCAAAGTCAAGGACGTTGTCAAAGAGCGGTTCACATGGGGCATGTCggatctcggcgagggcATCCTGAAACACTGGAGCTACCGACGCATCGTCCTCGCGGGAGACGCCTGTCACAAGTTTACGCCCAACGCCGGCTTGGGCCTCAACAACGGGATCCAGGATGTTGTCGTGTTGTGCAATGGGCTGCACCAAGCCGTTGCAGACGGGAAGACCGACACCGCCACTCTTGCAAAGGTGTTTGAACAGTATCAGAGCGACAGAGCGGAGGCGGTGGAAAAGGACTACAAACAGTCGGCGTTGGTTACAAGGCTGCAGACTTGGGCGAGTGGGCTATACTATTTCCTCAGTCGGTTTGTTCTGTCAAACAACTTTGTTGCCAGGTTTGTGGCGCGGTTTGTCACGTCGCCTCACATCAGGAAAGCAAGAGTTTTGGATTTTGTCAGGGCAACGGAATTACCACTCGGTAACGTTGGGTGGCAATATGCCATCCCGCAATGA